The following DNA comes from Meles meles chromosome 8, mMelMel3.1 paternal haplotype, whole genome shotgun sequence.
aaaactctttatttttaaaatgattttatttatttatttgccagagagagtaagagagagcacaagcagggggagcggcaggcagagggagaagcaggtccccttactgcttagcagggagccccatgtgggacttgatcctggaaccctgggatcatgacccgagcaaaggcacacacttaaccgactgagccactctggcacccCAATAAATACTCTTAGACTATTTTTCTGTCCTGGAATAAAATTCAAAGCCAATAGAACCTATCTGcacatttaagttaaaaaatatcaACATGACTCTCTATCTGTACTAAAAAGGAaaagcacaggggcgcctgggtggctcagtgggttaaagcctctgccctcggctcaggtcatgatcccagggtcctatagggctctctgctcagcggggagcctgcttcccttcctctctctctgcctacctctctgcctacttgtgatctctgtctgtcaaataaataaataaaatcttaaaaaaaaaaaggagaagcacAAAGAAAGtaacttataataaaataaagtgtacTTCAGTATGTCAATTCCCTGGCATGACTCCATCAGAAAATCACTGTCAAACAGCATGTTTGCTTCTCATCACCAGATCACTATGAATGGGGCAGCTACAGATGAAGATCGAAACAGGTGCCTTCTGCTGGCAACTTAAATGCTGTAGGGTACTCTAAGCTGTGTTGCCATTGATGACACAATTTTCTAAAACAGTGAATAACTCTGGTAAAACAAAATACAGAGCATGGCCCTCCTTTTCACAATATTTGCAGTCCTGAAAAAGCTGGTCTATATTAAAAACTTGCTTGGATATGGTGTGTCCATATGTAAGATGGAGTTTGGTTTAGATTTAGGAAATCATAGAGAGGTCTTTCATTGACttttttcagcaaatattttttatggGACTGCCACATCTCTGGCACCGGCATCACCGCTGGGGACAGAGACCTTAACACTTGCTGAGAAGAAAGTTATTCAACACAAATTACTACATAGGTTGTGTCCTTCTTCCTTTGCTCAAAATGtcaccctccaaaaaaaaaaaagttatcctcCGGTGAGACTTTTCACAGTcaccttatttaaaatttcacGTTATCCCATACCCCACTTTCCCAATCCCTGCTGTAATCTTCTCCATATAATTGATCAGATCCTGACACCAAGGTCAGAACCTGACACTTGCTGAGAAGAAAGTTATTCAACACAAATTACTACATAGGTTGTGTCCTTCTTCCTTTGCTCAAAATGtcaccctccaaaaaaaaaaaaagttatcctcCGGTGAGACTTTTCACAGTcaccttatttaaaatttcacGTTATCCCATACCCCACTTTCCCAATCCCTGCTGTAATCTTCTCCATATAATTGATCAGATCctgacatatttttttctctttgtttcttactGTTTGTCTCCACTGATCAAGATGTAAATTCCATGAACACATATTTCTGTCTGTTTTGTTCTCTATCATATTCTCAGCATCTAGAACAGTGACTGGAATAGAAATAACTactcagtaattattttttaatgagtatGTCAAAGAACTTTCTATGAAGTGTGAAGGGCTGCATCAATGATGGCTATTGTCCCCCAACATGGGGTTTCTCTCCAGCTCCCATGACCCCTGATCAGCCCTGTTGTGACTGAATATCCCCCAGGATGAGAGTTCCTGGAGGTCAAGGACAAAAGGGTCCTCACAGTAAACTTTCCTAAGACAACCCACCTGAGGCAGGAGAGCAAGAACCAAATGGGGAGAGGCTGGAGGCGGCAGAAGGTTGTGTGTGTGGTGCAGGCAGCAGTTAGTCGGTGTCTTCCCCACGCAGTGCACTCCCTGGAAGGAGAAGGCCTGCTGCTCAGTCAGCACCAGCCAGGAGCTGCACAAGGAGACCTCCCTCCTGTACAACTTCACCTGGGAGCACTGCGGCAAGATGGAGCCCGCCTGCAAGCGCCACTTTATCCAGGACAACTGTCTCTATGAGTGCTCCCCCAACCTGGGGCCTTGGATCCGGGAGGTATGggaccctgcctctccccaccccacccctgcagctGCCATCCAGCTCCATCAGGGCTGTGGCAGGAGATGTCCCATCCCCCGCTGAGCGCTGAGTGAGCCCtcccccctcacctcccaccaGGTGAACCAGAGCTGGCGCAAGGAGCGCTTCCTGCACGTGCCCCTGTGCAAAGAGGACTGCCAGCAATGGTGGGAGGACTGTCGCACCTCCTACACCTGCAAGAGCAACTGGCACCGGGGCTGGGACTGGACCTCAGGTGAGGGGGGTTGTGGGCGGGGACGGAGGTGGGGTTTGAGGATCTGGGGTGGCCAGAAACCAGCTCCGGGCCCAGGGGCTGAATGTCTGCATCCACTCTCTCCGCCTGCAGGAATTAACAAGTGTCCAGCAGGGAGCACCTGCCGCACCTTTGAGACCTACTTTCCCACGCCCGCAGCCCTGTGTGAGGGCCTCTGGAGCAAGTCCTACCAGGCCAGCAACTACAGCCGAGGGAGTGGCCGCTGCATCCAGATGTGGTTTGACCCAGCCCAGGGCAACCCCAATGAGGAGGTGGCGAGGTTCTATGCCATGACCCTGCATGCTGGGGCCCTGCCCCGGGGGGTGGAGCCTCTTCTGCTCAGCCTGGCCCTGATGCTGCAGCTTGGGGTTCTGGGCTGAGTCTAGCCGTACCCAGACATCCTGTCTGTGTGTCCCGAGTTTCGATGACCAAGCTGGGCTCACAAATGGGGGGACCCTAAGTGTGCTTCCATCCATTATCCATCCTTCAGTCATCCCATTCCTGCTCCATGGTGGACCTTGGGGTTTGTCTGGCAGTCAGCTTAAATAAAAAGACTGACACATCCGTGTCAGatgaattatttttgtttgagTGGGTAGATGACAGATTCCACAGTTTCTGGATTCCTTCAGATCAGAGAAATGAGACTTGGgtgtgaatcccagctctgctactgaCTGTGCCGAAGTGAAGCAATTGCCTGTCTAGGCTAAAGCTTAGTTTCCTCCTCAATAAAATGGGGATATACGTCCTTTCCCTCCGGGTTGTGAAACGCAAAGAAGCTGTTGCCTGGAAAGCACGTGACAGCAGTGTCTCACTAGCCTTTGTTGTAGCCACAAACAAGAGCCGGGTCCAGGACCTTGTTACTTATATTGATCCCCAAATATCCCCTCTTTCTCCTAGGCCCCTGTctgcctggctctgtgctcagctctgcAATGGGAAAGCTGGGGATGGGAGTCCAGGGAAGGCTCTGGATTCCCAATGGGGGTGAAAAAAGTTCACCCATGATGTGGACTGAAGGGACAGAGTTGAGGCTTGGACTCTcagaggaggaagacagaaggTGGTATGGGAGGTTCCTGGAAGAGGAGATACTCAAGAGCCTTCATTTGGTTTAGCTTGGATGGAAAAAGGTTGGAAACTCTCAGGAGCATCCTAGGGGCAGGAGCCTGGCCTCTTCTCTGGCACCTTTGCCCTCTCCAGGGATTGCCGGATATGCCTATCCTGTCTTTGCCCAGCTCCCAGGAACTGGGCCTGAGTTGATCTCTAGGTCTCCCTCTTGCCCTTTTCCCCTGGGGAAGTCTTTGTCTCTACACCCCCCTCACAGTTATCCTCAGAGAGGCACAGGTCCATGTCTGAGAACACCAGGCAGCCCTAGAACACTGGAGTGAAGACTCCTAATCCAGGCCTCTCCCCTGCCGGTCGCAGGAGGGTGCGCCTTTCTTGGCACTCATCTTCGCTCATACCTAGAGCTGAGTGACGGGGAAGTCAGGCCGTTTATGGTGGATGGCTTACGGAGTTCCTGGAGGGGTCTGGAGACACTGGGAGGTACGGGGCTGTCTGTTAGCTACTATATTTACCTAGTCTGGAAGGCCCTCACAGACCCCATTCTGTGTCCCAGGCTTTGTCCCAGCTGGGTTAAGCCAACGCAAATTTGAAATAGAGGAAGGAGCTTGTCGGGACCGACCCAGACACAGGTTCACTCGAGCAAAGTGAAAGTTCTCTCCCAGGTTAAAGGGGATCTGCCAATGACGGCCCGGGAGCTGGCCGCGGCGGGAGCGGGGCTGGAAGCCTGCGCCTTTAAGGAGCCAAGGCGCGGAGGGGCGGGGCAGGAAGCGGACTCCCGGGAGACGCTGCCACCGGCTAGgtctttttgggggggaaggggcGGGCCAGACCCTCTGTGGGTCCCGCCCCCTTTCCGGCGACTGAGTACCTCTCCCTCCCTGGGCGCCCGGGGGCGTCCGAGCGTACGCGCTCTGGGGAGCTCCAGGGTCGGCGTCCCGCCCACAAAGGCTCAAGTTTGTCGTCTTGGAGGGAGTAGCTTGGGCGGGGGAGGGTGCTAATAATACCCGTTCGTTCTGGCGCCGCGCTTTACAGTTTACACAGCTGTCACCTTCGACACTccttaattaataataaaaatagccgCTGTTCTGGAGGTTTACTggatgccaggccctgtgccgAGAGCTTTACAAGCACGGTCCCATTGAGTCGGCCCTCATAACATTGCTCCCACTTTGCAGAGCGGGAAGACGAGGCGCGGAGGGGTGCCgtgacttgcccgaggtcacTCGGCGGGTCAGCGGCCACTGGATCTAGACGGGGGACCGGGGAAGGCGAGGCGCGGGTGCTAccctctgctccgcagagagccgcGGGGGCGGAGCGGCGGGCGGGGCGGAAGGCGAGGGGGGGTGCGGCGGCAGAGGATGGCCATCTTAAGTGGCCGCTGAGAGTCAAGGGCCGCTTCCCCCGGGAAGGGGGCATCGGAGCGGCCCAGGAGGTGGGGGTTTGCGCGCGGGCGGCTGCGGCTCTGGGGAGAAGTCGGGAGCCCTGGGGTTTGAGGGAACTTTTTTCTAGAAGGGCAGTGGCGGAGGGGGGCGCCTGATCTCGGGCTGCTGAACCCCTTAGGGCCCGGGCCTGCGGCTATGGGGGATGGTGCCAGGGAACTTGGCCGGGAGGGGGGAAGGGCTCTGCCCGGGCTGCGAGGGGCTGCCAGGGACAGTGCGTGGGGATTCGGGGACACTGGACCTTGTCTGAGGGTTTGTGGGAGATCAGGTTTCTATGGAGGGGATTTCCCCCCGCGGGATTTGTCAGGGGCTGGACCCAGTGGAGTCTGGGGGTTCGGGTCTAAGAAGGGCCTGGGTTTCTTTGGAGTTGAGAGTCTGGGCCGGCCGGATAATGAGGATAGGGAAGAGGTTCATCTTGGATCCCTCGCGGCTTTTGAGACTCGACCCCTCTCTGAGGCTGCAAGGGAGGTGAATGGAAAAGATCTGGGGTGGAATTAGACGTTTATGGAAATTGGGGATCATATAGTTGAGATTGTTGGAGGGGGCTAACTAACTCTCTGGACTGGGGGCCGGGGTCCCAAAATGTCCAAGAGAAGTCTGGGGGGAACTTGACCTTCGTTGGTGAGGGGGTGACGACTGGATCTCCTAGAGGTGGTGATGGCGGGGCAGGATCCTTGTGGGTTTGGGGGGTCCCGCGTCTTGCGGGAACGCGGGGCCCATCATCCCCACCGGGAAGAGAGTGGGGGTAGGGACGGTGGGGCCGTGGGCCgagcggagggggagggggccggcCGCCCGGCTCTGCGCTgcgctcctgcccctcccccgccgcctctgaacaaacttttctttctcttcaagttGAGGCCGGCGCTGcaggcggcagcggcggcggcggtgcGGCGAAAGAGGCGGCCTGCGCGGCGGAGCGCGGAGCCCCCGACCCCCGGCCTGGTCCGGTCGGTGGATCCTCAGGCTCtggccccgggcccggccccagcctcgGCCCCGAGCTTCCAGGGGCGGATGGCGCGGGGCGGTGGGCGCCGGCGGCGCTGAGCCCTGGGCGCGCTATGGCCTCGGCAGGCGGGGCGCCGGGCCCGGGGGGTGCGGGGCCGGGGGGCGCGCTGGGCAGCCCGGCCCCCGCCTGGTACCACCGCGACCTGAGCCGCGCTGCCGCCGAGGAGCTGCTGGCCCGGGCAGGCCGCGATGGCAGCTTCCTGGTCCGAGACAGCGAGAGCGTGGCGGGAGCCTTCGCGCTCTGTGTTCTGTGAGTGGGGCTGGGGCTCCCGGCGGGAGGGGGCGCGGCCCCAGGTTCCTTGCCTGTGTGCGGAGGGCCTGGGACAGTCGGACGCCAGCGCCCCCAATAGTGGGGGCTTTGGCTTTAAGCCGGGGCTGAGGAAGGATGCAGGGGGCACTTCCTTCCTGCTGTATGTCTGGGGACACTTTCTGGGGCATGGGGGGCTGGGTGTGTGGGGTCCCGCTAGCCAGGGTGGCTATCTGTAATGGGGGAAAATCTGGGGAGTTCCTGGCAGACCCTCTCAGGCACCCTTCAGGTAGAAGGGGCGAGAAGGGTGAGGATGTGTGGATGTGCATTCCAGGGTTGTGTGTAGTTCTGTTTATACAGGGATTGGGTGTCTGAGTGGTAGGCATTAGAGGTTGCAGGGCCAGAAAAACCAATGGGTGTGTAAGGATGCCCAACAGCTTCCTTAGGGGTCCTTTCTATGCCCCCAAGACTGAGGTTGGGACTGGGGAGTAGATGCCTGAGGCTGTGGAGGCAGAGTGGTGTTGAGAAGCTGGGGGAGAGCGAGGCTACATAGGGCCATGCCATTATTTCATAAATCGATGAGCATGGGCATGTGCCCTGGTCCTGGGTATCCTAGCCACCTTGGCCCCGAGCTGTGAGTGCTGGTCGTGCAGCTAGACTTGGCAGCTCTCTGAGTCTGGTCCTGCGCCTGTACCCATCAGTGGTTCTGGGTGAGTTTGGTGGGTTTGGAGTCCTCTCCCTGAGCTGTCTCCTGTGCCCCACTGTCTGATACTATGTGGACTCCTGTGGGCCTTAGGCTCTGATTACATTCCCCCTGAGCCCTGTGAATCCTCCCAAACCCCTTTATGTCCGTTATGCTTCTGTTCTCTTCACTTCTTTGTGGGTGTATTGGTCTAGGTCAGTAGTTCTCATTCGGGGTTGATTTTACCCCTCAGGGACATTGGGCAgtgtttggagacatttttggttgtcacactgGGGTGGTGTTGCTGTGTCATCAAGTAGGTGAAAGCCAGTAGTGATGCTTCGCAGCATCTCGCAGTGCATGGGACAGGCCCTCGCAGAATAATGCAGGCCAGAATGTGAGTACTGCTGGGGTCGAGAAGCTTGAAGAGGAATGGGTCCCCTGAGTCTCAGCTTGTGTCCCAAGTCTGACACCCAGGAGAGACTACCAAAGGACTATATCCTAGAGTCCCACCCCCTCAGGGCATACCCCCgatggggcaggggaggcaggtgCTGGGTCAGCTGTTGAGTAGGAGGGGGACAGCTGGGCCTGTGTCTGGGGAGGAACATTATTGTCCCAGGAGGGGAGAGTCCTGGCTCCACTGCCAGGGGAGGAGATGGGTGGAGTGCGGGTCTTTTTGTGTCAGGGGCTTCAGCTTTGCCAGCTGACTTTGGCTACTCCTTGAACCTCAagggcccagggctgggtgcCGGGGGGAGTCAGAATTGGGATAAAAACCTGGGGGAAGGTGATAAGAAACATACTTGCTTACCTGTGTACATACCCACACGTCCATGGAAGGCATTTCAGGACACACCCCTGTTCTCACAGGCACTGACCTCTGCCAGTGGCTttaagtcccagctctgccttttACTTTGTGACAATAGTCAAAATTGCTTTTCCTCTCTGAGCCTATTTCCTCTTCTGGAGAGTGGGGAGGGCACGAATATCTATATCAAAagggaggattaagtgagatcaCATCTGTAGTGTGTCCTACAGGCACGGCTCAGTTAATGGGATGTTATTATTCTTATAAATACAGTCCACAAAGCAGTACCCACACAGACACCTGCAGAGAACAGGGGCCTTTCAGCAGCCACGAAAGCTCGGGGAGGGGACTTACTTGAGTGGAGGGGATGGACTGTGGCCAAGGTGTAGGGTCCCCTCAAATGGGCATTTGGTCCTCTCTGGTGCCCAGCACACACATGGGCCCCGGGGGACACCCTTGAGCAAGCTGACCTGACGTATGGCTGCAGACGGAGTCTCCCATCCCCACTGAGTGTGGCCCACGCTGCCCAGGCCTGGCAGCTGTCACCTGCTCAGCTGTTGCTGCCATCTGTCAGCACCCCTCTTGCTCCTCCTCAGTTTGGGGCTCTTAGAGGCCTGGGTCTCCCATAGGGGGCCCCCTTGGGGCACCCCAGTTTCCTGGCATCTGGGGCAGTGGGGAGAAAGCTGGGATACCCGCATACTTCCTAGCCAAACGGCCCCCGCCACCCCCAGCTCCTGCAGAGCCAGACACCAGCATAAACACAGACAGCAGGCGCACACGTGTGTGAGCACATCTCTTGCGTGTGCAAACAGAGGTGAACCAGGCTTCTAAGGACTCTTACTCTGGCGGGGGGCCAGAGCTGGTACCACAGCCCAGAGGGGCTGTTTAGACAGCTGTGGAGGCCACAAAGGAGCTGCCTGTTGCTTCCAGGGCCCTGTGGTGGGTGTGGAGCCGATGTAGGTCTGGGTGGCGGAGTGGCTGGGGGTGGCGCggagaggggagtggaggggaagGCTGGTCATTTCTGCTCTTGTTGGCAACACTAGCAGGATAGACATGGACTGGCCTCCTCATTAACCCTGTGCGGCCTGAGCAAAGGGTTTTAGGAAGACCAAGCTGAGGGACCTGAGGGCCGAGCCCAGTACCCAGAGGAAGGCATGCCTTGGGgctcagaccccagccaggggGGCAACAGATTCTGACCCTTGCTTTGTCATCAGGTATCAGAAGCACGTGCATACATATCGAATTCTACCTGATGGAGAAGACTTCCTGGCCGTGCAGGTAGGAGCCTGGACCCTGAGCCCAACCTTGATTCCTTCTTGTGGCTTAGGATCAGCTGGCTGACCCTTCTCCCACTCTTGCTGGTTCTCAGACCTCGCAGGGGGTGCCCGTGCGCCGTTTCCAGACCCTGGGTGAGCTCATCGGCCTGTACGCTCAGCCCAACCAGGGCCTCGTGTGTGCCTTGCTGCTGCCTGTGGAGCGGGAGCGAGAACCAGACCCACCTGACGACCGTGATGTTTCAGGTGCTGCCCGCTTTGCTGTGTGCATATgccttccctgccccttccccggACACCATTTGCTGTTTCTCCTTGTGTCTTCTCAACCTGTGTCCCCCGAAGTCCCCTGCTCCTAACCATGATGCCAGGGCCCTTTACCCCACTTTCCAGGGAAGTATCTGAGAGCCGCAGCATTCCCCCATACTTCCCTAAGGAAGGGAGGCCCACTGACTCCTGTCCACAGATGGCGAGGATGAGAAGCCCCCGCTGCCCCCACGTTCTGGCTCCACCAGTATGTCTGCCTCTGTGGGGCCTGGCACCCCACCAGCAGTCCCTGAGACTCCCACAACTGCAGCTGCTGAGAGGTAAGACCACAGCCTCCTGCATGGAGcaggactcccctttctcctctgAGAGTGGTGTCCTCATTAAAGGGGGAGAGACCTAAGCCCCCCTTTACCCCTGGGGATCTTCAGCCCATCTCAGCCCCAGAGGCAGACACCCTGATCCACGGGGCTCAGATCACTACCTGCACCATCTCCTTTGGGGATCAGGCTAGAGTGCTGGGATGCGGTCAGCATCTGACTTCTTAACCCCTTCCTGAAGTGCTCCCAATGGGCTGAGCACTGTTTCACACGAGTACCTGAAGGGTAGCTACGGACTAGACCTGGAGGCTGTGCGAGGCGGAGCCAGCAACCTACCCCACCTTACCCGCACCCTTGCTACCTCCTGCCGGAAGCTGCACAggtacccacccacccccacaacaAGTACACGGCCTTTCCTCTGACttgtcctcccctgccccctggtTACACAAATGTCCTGACCTCTGATCTGTGGCCCTGAATAGGGGTCCagctgttgtttcctgacttttcCTCACTCGAACCCTTGTATCCTCATGGTGGAGGCTAGAGCGACCCACTCAGCCCCCTTTCCCCATACTTGGTTTGGGGTGGCGACTTCTGACCAGTTGTCTCCCTTGGGTTGGGGTGGTGTACTTGGTTGGGGTGGCGTCTTCTGACCAGTTATCTCCCTTAGTGAGGTGGACAAGGTCCTGTCGGGCCTGGAGATCCTGTCCAAGGTGTTTGACCAGCAGAGCTCTCCCATGGTGACCCGCCTTTTGCAGCAGCAGGTGGGAGTACGGGGAGGCCTGTGAGGAAGGGCTTCACATCTGGGTCTGAGCGGGGGACCTCCTGCTTGCTGGCCTCATGTACAAGCCTCATTCTCTGTGCAGAATCTGCCACAGACTGGGGAGCAAGAACTCGAGAGCCTGGTGCTGAAGCTGTCAGTGTTAAAGGACTTCCTGTCAGGCATCCAGAAGAAGGTAGCCTGACTCCTGACCTCTGACCTGACCTACCAGTCCCTGACTGTGTGCACTGGCCTAACTGATCTCAGCCCTGAATCTGTGGTTTCGCACTGATCCCATCTGCTGTTTCCCTCGTGGCCCCTGCTCTCCGCATGTCCCCTGACCTTGGCCGCCCTTCCCTGCTCCAGGCCCTGAAGGCCCTGCAGGACATGAGCTCCACGGCCCCGCCAGCTCCACTGCAGCCATCCATACGCAAGGCCAAGACCATCCCTGTGCAGGCCTTTGAGGTACAGAGGGGTATCGGGAGGGGCCTCGTGGGGCACAGGGCTGTTGGAGGTGAAGGGGGCATCCCCTGCCCAAGGTCTTTTCAGCAGCCCCCCACCTCATGGCCTGCAGGTGAAGCTGGATGTGACCCTGGGCGACCTGACCAAGATCGGGAAGTCGCAGAAGTTCACGCTGAGCGTGGATGTGGAGGGCGGGCGGCTAGTGCTGCTGCGGAGACAGCGGGACTCGCAGGAGGACTGGACCACCTTCACACATGACCGCAGTGAgccagagcctgacctggggtggggggcggggcagccTCCCAGCCTCCGTGCCCAGACCAGTGAGACCGTCCTCTGTTCCCTAGTCCGCCAGCTCATTAAGTCCCAGCGCGTCCAGAACAAGCTGGGCGTCGTGTTTGAGAAGGAGAAGGATCGGACACAGCGCAAGGACTTCATCTTTGTCAGTGCCCGGGTGAGCAGCAAGCTGGACGAGGCCCTGGGGGCTGCAGGGGTCcctgggggtgggaagagaagTGACATGTGATGTGGGTGGGTCACCcctcctggtggggggggggcggaggcaTTTGACAGGGCAGAGAGCTTCTGTGTTGAGAATGGGTGGCCTGAGGGTGGAGTCAAAGGTCCATTCAGTGAATGTTGATTGAGCACCTGTGATAGGCTTGAGTGGTGGGCCAGACAGGCATGACCCTCCCCTCGTGGGACCTGCCACCTACCAGGGACCTCTCCTCACTGGCTGTTGCCCCCCCCAGAAGCGGGAGGCCTTCTGCCAGCTACTACAGCTCATGAAGAACAAACACTCCAAGCAAGATGAGCCTGACATGATCTCTGTCTTCATCGGCACCTGGAACATGGGTCAGGCCCGGGTTGGGGCTGGCGGGTGGGGGAGAGGACCAGCCCCAGAGCAGAGGCCtgattgccccccccccccccatcacctCCAGGAAGTGTGCCACCTCCAAAGAATGTGACGTCTTGGTTCACATCGAAGGGTCTGGGGAAGACCCTGGATGAGGTCACAGTGACCATACCCCATGACATCTATGTCTTTGGGACCCAGGAAAACTCAGTGGGCGACCGCGAGTGGCTGGACCTGCTACGCGGGggcctcaaggagctcacagatCTGGATTACCGCCCGGTGAGGGGGGTCATCTTGTCCAGTCCCCCCTTAGGCCCCCCCAAACCATCCTGCTTGACCTTATGGGCAACCCTGGGGAGCACTATTTGACTGGCTTTCCCTC
Coding sequences within:
- the FOLR2 gene encoding folate receptor beta yields the protein MVWRLIPLLLLLAWTVSMCSARARMDLLNVCMDAKHHKAKPGPEDKLHGQCTPWKEKACCSVSTSQELHKETSLLYNFTWEHCGKMEPACKRHFIQDNCLYECSPNLGPWIREVNQSWRKERFLHVPLCKEDCQQWWEDCRTSYTCKSNWHRGWDWTSGINKCPAGSTCRTFETYFPTPAALCEGLWSKSYQASNYSRGSGRCIQMWFDPAQGNPNEEVARFYAMTLHAGALPRGVEPLLLSLALMLQLGVLG